The DNA sequence atcattttcttaaaaaacaatatataaaaaacaaaatgagaTAAAGACGTATAGAGAgactaaattactaattatacataaatttaaattttatcaattttattattaatttataattttctatcaTCACGactatttatttgatattttattaaaagtgagtcactattataaaatgattaaataaaatctgaTCTCTCGATATCCATATTTACTTAttagaattaaattgaattatttctTTCACCTCAAGTAAGGAAGTGTGAAACTTCAAATGTTGGGCCACTAAATTGGAGAAAAGCCCAGCCCAACTACCAATTACTTGTTCGGcgcttcttcctgcacctccaagaCGTCTTCTGTACTCTCAAAATTTACTATTATACCCTTCATTAATATACAAGTGAAAGTGGGTAGCAacgcagtaaatttcatttactgcgtcGCCAACTTCTCTGCACCCCAAAATAATTTCATACTATTTCTTCTCCCGTTTCTTCTCCGTCTCATTACTCATTACTGTGccttcatttaaaattttttccgTTTCATTCTGGTGTGGTCCCTAAGCTTTCATCTTCTGTCCAGGTTAGCCTTAATATTagcttaacttttttttttctgtttatgaTGTGAGACGGAATTTGTATTCCGTTTCAAAATGTATGAAACAGTTTCCAcattccgtttcaaaaaaacaaCACGAAATCTTTATGAAACGCATTCTGGCATCCGTTTCACACCAATTTGAAACGGAATACGTAATCCGGTtcgagaaaaaattgaaaaatatttgggaaacggaatacgaattccgtttcataaaattgtgaaacggattctgtaatccgtttcaaaaaaatttgattttttttttgaaacggattacagaatccgtttcacaattttatgaaacggaattcgtattccgtttcccaaatattttcaattttttcgcGAAACAGCTTACGTAATCCGTTTCGTAAAGGTGTGAAATGGAATTTGAAATCTGTCTCACCAAGAAACAAAATCTCAAATTTATCCTAATGATTCATACAAGACCAAGCAAGTTATCTCGTGGTTTACATGAGTTAATGTCGAACTAAGAAAGGAAACAATATGACAAGTACCACACATGTTTCCCCACCAAATGGTTATGTCATAGCATAAGAAAACATCAAACAAGGGTCAGCACTTCATGAACAATTGTAGATAGTAACACAGAAAAATAATGCTAACAAATGATGAAATAGTAATATAGAGAATGAATACTTGCACAGGCATCAAGGTGAGGATTATAAGTACATGGAcaattttgttgcattttacatGGTAGAGATGTAGGTCACAGGAAAAATATGCTCGTAAACTACAACTGATAAATACAAGGGATACTTACATATTTGTCAAATTGaggattataaaaaaataggttCCTTGGTTCATTTGTTGGATTCAACAGCAAAAAGGTTCTTTTGTTCATCTGTTGGATTCAATAGCCATCTACAGAACATCCATGTTGCACCAATAACCGATAGAAGAGACAACAAGGCCAAGCATCCAAAATGAGAAGGATCATTTGCAATTATTGCAACACCAAGCATTATGGACTCCGCTAAACTAGCAACAACAATCTCTGTCGTTCCAATGAGATTTGCTTTGGATGATGGGATTTCTGTCTGGAGAATTTGTGCCCCTACAACATCATATGACATGTGCCCTAACCGCTATAAAATCTGAACAGACAGAAGCACAACAGTTTATGTTAACAAAATTCAGTTTGAACAAACTTGACAAAagttaattttacattaaaaatacagTTTAAAATTTTCCTACTTCTGCTGTTATAACAGAATTTCAATGACCTGTTGCAACTTTTTTCAAAACTGATATCCTGTACTCATCTTATATTAGTGAAGGTTCAGACACTTCATACTTTCGTGACTTACAATCAGAAATAAGAAAGTAAGAAGAGGACTCTGATGAGAAATCGATCCACTCAAGTATACAACAACAGCCATGCTGAGAAGTAAAGCTTGAAATACCAGCCCAACTGCCCCAGCCTGGTACAGGGAAAcaataattatcttaataaaaaagAGTGCTCAAACATTCCCATGTGCAagagtaaaattaaaactaCTAAAGATAGAGAACAAACCTTTAAAATGCCAAATTGCTCGACCAGAGTTGAAGACACAAATGTTGCAGCAACACCCATGACAACACACATTCCACTGAATCCTCCTATGATAGATGGATGTAAGCCTGCATAAATATTgggaaaaaccaaaaaaaacaCCGAAACGGATTCCAGGTTCCCTTTCAGCCGTTTGGGAGACGGcttccacaatccgtttcagttaaaataaaataaaaaaggaaatggatTGTGTGTTCCGTTTCAGCTTTCTGCGAAACAGATTTCACAATCCGTttcgttaaaaaaaaaaaacaaaacggAGTGTGTATTCCGTTTCACGTATATTTGAAACGGATTTGGAAAACCGTTTCTTATTGCTTTATTGGATTGCGTTATGGGGGTGCAGAGGGTGAGGGTGTATGGTTTTGGGGTGCATAGGAGCGGTGAAAAAGAGAGAGTTAGTAACTCTTAATTTTTACCATGGACAAACAtggaaataaatttaattttgaggGTACAGGAAATATTATTGGAGGTGTAAGGATAAGCCCCCTTACTTGTTTCAGCTCATTAATGGTCTTGTCTTGTTTAGACACCAAACAAACATGTGTTCACAACACAATACACAACTAAACAAGTCCCGTTGTATAGTTCAGTATAAAACAccaacaatatttatttttactgcTAATATCAAcagtattaaaattatattgaacGGTATTAATGtaaatgttttaatcatttattaaatataattatgtttattaaaattaactatatatatCTCTTCAATGATTACAAAGTTTATGCTTCGATAACAACTGTGTATGCTTTGATTCCTATATTACTTATTCATTATACAgaatattatgaattattttcaatttaaataagtatttataaaattatcattttgaaTTAGTAAAAACACATATATTATTGCACATTCGTATTCAGTAATAAAAAACAGTTCGTATGATCAAGAAAATATTATCATTGTAAAATAATGATATTGGTAAAATTGTAAAACTAAATTGTACGTCAAAAGTACATTTATATTGGTGTAAATTAATTGTTGTAGATATTGTTTCTTGTCTAAAGTCTAAATGGTCTAAATATGTCTTAGATAATGAATGAATCATTTTTGTTAGTCTTCGTAATTTTTTTAGTCCCTGTGTAATTGAAAATTAACACTTTCattgtctttatatatatatatatatatatatatatatatatatatatatatatatatatatatatatatatatatatatatatatatatatatatatatatatatatatatatatatatatatatatatatatcactactTAACTATTTgtgttaaaaagaataaatgatattttcaaTACAAATAATCTACCTTACTATATGAGTATTAAAGACAAAGATactaatttaaaactttgaaagggtgaaaataaataaataaaaataataggacaaatataaaattcacacattttataaaaaaaaaaatacaaattttaatttagaattttataagAATGAAAAGCAAAGAAACCTCTTTTTTTTAAAGACCTAAATCAaactcacaaattttaaaaagtgctaaaactatatttaagtctaactaaattaaaaagtagAGTATACTACATATTGTAATTttcaacttaaatatatatttgttaaatcaTTAATTTGAATTGGTATTGTTTCTCAAATacattttagttatatatatatttttctcttaactttaagtcaattttgaaattagttcatttcgaaactgtagactaatttagtcatttatttcttaaaatacataaatttagtcttttaaatcaaatttcagaattgtatttgagttgttaatactgtttgacacattttttctttaatgttaagttaaatattttatgaaacgcgcttcaaatgtcaaataaacttaacaaaaaatcatttaaatcaattttttaaaatttatttgatgttttaaacatatttgttagctaacattgaagcgaacaTATATTAAAcgatataaacaaaattaaaatactataatgaaatctttttaaacattaaataaacttaataaaatttgattaaaaaaactaaattcacatatttacaTAATCAAgggactaaattagttcaagATTTCTAAGagaaattaattctaattttcactaaaattaaagaaccaaaacatatttaaccattctataaaataaagttaattttcaTTATACTATGTCTGAATCTGACTCACTTGTTTGAAGTCATGATTGGCAATGAAGAAAAAGagtattttttattccctaGCTAGGTTTGCACACAATGTGACTAAAACTTTATGAAAACCATTTAGAGAAGGGCAAAACAAAAGAGGCTTTAAATTTGAAGTTACCACATGTTGAAGTAAAGTTAGGAATAGTTTACATGTTAAGTCACTCTCAGCTATATTTGCGAAGGCATATTATATATCTGTTCACCACTTTACTTTAACCAAACAAAACACAAAGTGAAGAGGAATATAATCCAAAACAATGATGACTATCTCACAAAACCTTAAACTATTTCTCGGGATCCAATGAGAGAAAGCTCAGATCAACATGTATAAACAAAAGACATAGATCATCAACAACAACCTTTGTCTTTATCTTCAATGCTACACTTCACTCAAATCTCACcctttcttttttgttcttttcttttgacTAACTTTGGTCTAAGATACTCACTCACTCCTTTAACTTCTTTCCAAATCAGCAAAAGAACAACACCAAGGTTCATTCACATGATTTTCTCTCACTTTCCCattcaaaaaatacataaaaatgtcCCCCAACATTAAAGAAAGCAAGAAAGAAAACCCTCATATCACATAATTGGaacttcatttcaatttttttttttttttacatttggATCAAACCCCCCACCCCATCATGTATCAAAAGATATACTACCATGTTCATTAGATCATTATCATCATCAATCATACTTTCCCTTTTTCTCTTTACCCTTTTCTCTTTTCCCAAATCCCAAAATTTCTTCGCACAATCAAACGTTGCATATTCTGTTTCTGTTGTTCCTCTCGGCAGCAATAGATAGAAGCCTCGACACACCCTGAGTCCACACATCGTACTCTCTCTGATTTCTGCACTCAAATTCAACAACACCACGCATCACTGTTTTCAAACCAAAGTAGCGACGGTTCTCTCCGCCTTCAAGCAAGTGCCGACCAGGCCAAGCAGCCATGTCTTTGATCACTCCGAGCACCACATCTGTgcaacattttttcaaaaaagggGTTTGGAATTAAACCTAAAGAACAActcttttcattctttttccTACTTTAAAGACCACAGCTTTCACAAATCCCTAAACCGGACCAAGACCCACCTCCAATTCAGTTAAATTATTTCGAGAGTGGGACAAAAAAGTAAACCAAAATCAAAGACtcactcttcttctttttcGTGATGGTCCCAGCAACGTGCCtgctcttcatcttcaccataACCTGAGACCATAAAAAGAGTTATCACACCACTTTCACATTTCTCGGAAAACTAAAACTTGTTCTCATCCCCTTCACATCACATCATTCTAAGCGCCCTCACTttacaacctttttttttttcacaaaccgGGTTCCTACTCTTTAATCCATCACCAAATAATTGCTTATCTAATACATGATTTCGAACAAAGTAAACAAAAAGTCGCACCTGGTTCATCCTGTTTATGTAAACGGATACAATTTTCCAATGCAGTTCACCTGCAAGAGCAACAACCGATTCCTCAAAACAAATCATTTCCTAATCATCGTACAAGGAAGAAAAACAGGACACTTAAAATAACACGACAGGATCTGCTTTACTAATGTCTTTTTACTCCGCAGACACAAAACAGAGACCATGCCTAATTATAGCAGAGAACAAAACTCATTGTAACAAACGTTCtgaatcaaacaaaataaaataacataatagaAATGTATTGAAAATATACCGGTGCGTGTGCGTTTGAGAAGTTCACAACCTCTGGCTAGCAATTCTCTGCTACAGATACCCAAGAAATTTTCTTCTGGCACAATTTCACCACTGAAGCTACTATTAGAGCTGCCATTGCTACCATTGCTACCGTTACCGTTACTGTTACCTataccaccactaccaccaccacccaAATTCTTCTCCACAGGAATCACGGCTGCTATGTTCCAAACCTCCTTAAGGACCCTCGCTTTCAACGTGGCAGCACCGCGTAAAGCTGCAAAATCAGGCCACAAACACCATGCTCAACACAAAAGCATCAAAACCCCACAAAACAATCCTATGTAGGGACAGAAACAGATCCATTTTGCAAACAAGAACTAATGTTAACTGAAAATATTGCATGAACATCAGAACAAGATAATATAAAGTTGTCCTATGTCAGGATATATTTCCAAAAAAGCTAGTACAAAACAAgggataaaaacaataattgagAGAAAATTCATTCactttaaaagtttttttatttggttcttCTAAATTTGAGCAAGTGTGAAgtaagtaaaaatgaaaaataattaccaCAAAAAAACTTCTACCCTTTAAAGTCATGTATATTACagttaaataaattcaaaatatttatcgaattataacgttaatttttttttcacgttaAAGCAATTAAAGTGAATGTCATTTGTTTCTAGTGTCATGGGCATACCTGTGGCCGCAGCTGCCGTTAACGTCGTGATGTCGCCGGCGGATCTCACGTTCACGGCGGAGCTGACCACCGAGGCCAGGTGGTCGCGCTCGGCACCCATGGCCTCGGCCGCTTCCACACACTGGGCTGCCACCAGAGTGGCCGCCGATGCCACCGCCATGTCAGTCTTTGCCATCTGCTCGTCCTTTCCGGAACCGGAAGAGGCGGCTctggcggcggcggcggcagCAACAGCAGCAGCGACGCCAGCAACCGAAACAGCCGCGTGGAGCTGAGCATTGTGCGCCCTGgtctcctccttcttcttctccttcctgTCCTTCAGCCACCTCCCCACTGTCTTACCACCGCCTGCGGCGGCGGCCGCAGCAGCGCCGCCGGCACCCCAGTATTGACCGTTGAGACCGGTGATGATGCTGGTGGCGTTGTGGTTGTTGTTGGAACGGTTATACTGCAGAGAAAAAATTCCATGTGGTGGGCCATTCTTAGCAACAACATAGACCAGCAACCAACAACTTGTATTGCAACATCAACTTTGTGTGTTTCACAATGGATCTTGTCGTGTCAGTGAAAATATTCTGTGTCTATTTCCAAATCACTAATACCCCTtatcaaaatttgtaaatattttagaaccaagttaacaaaaattgttaaCATTAGTCTCTGCTGTTCTGAACAAAAGAACAAGGTAACAACCTTGGCGTGGCAGAGGCCAAAACTGTACTTAtctttatttatgttttggtCAATGCCTATGGTTAACTTATGCTGAATccatttttccaatttttcctCATAGGGTGGTCCATCAGCTATTAATGCAACCCAGTGGGAAATTTTTTTTCAGGCATGTTCAGGAATCAGAAGAATGGTTATTGTTGGCGGTGCTCACCAATTTCACAAAGAGGGGGGGACCACTGTGTAACCTTGTAACTGAAATTGCAAGGGGAAAAAAAAACAGCTTTTGGAATTGTAAACCTAACGAAAAAATTGAAACACTCAGAAGCATGAGGATTCCGAAGAAAAAATAGTCCATTTTTTAGTGGGCagtggaaaaatgaaaaaaaaaaaaaaaaaagtactaactagtttgtttgttttgtttggatTGAAGAGAGAAAAGCAGAGGAGTCTCTCTTAAGTTTGTTCTGTTTTGTTGGTAAGAGAGAAAGCTGAAACTACATGGTGGGTTTGGTTGGTTGGTTTGGTCCAAGTGTGCAGTGATATCAGTGTTCGTGCTTTGCACCAAAACAAAAAGTATAAactccattaaaaaaaaaacatgtttgtcggttgagagagagaaagagagggaGAGACATAGTTACCTTGAAATCGTCAATCTCAGAAGGAGAAACCGGGGGGCTGTCTGTCAGGGAGCCATTAAGAGGGCCACTGCTGTGAGAGAGCCTTCCTGAGGTTCTTGGCGATACCTCCTGCTGACCAAACTCAAAACCACCCATTCTGCTTCAGTCTTTTCTCACCATTAACACACAAAAATGGAACACTACTCATACAAACATATTCAAATTAAGGATATATGTTCAAACCAcatttacttaatttaatttttatacatcctatgtattttagttttcataaattttgacAGTAAAAGCTAGAAGgtttaaaattgtatatacATGAACGAAAAAGTTAAAATGTCTAAAATAGATTgtttaaatgtaattaaaaacaaagaaaaagtttgtatatcaaaagaaaaaaaatcaaactaattAAAGTGATCTTGAAATGTTTACAGTAGCAACACtgatacagaaaaaaaaaaacacggtTTCCTTCACTGAATTCAACCACTGATATGCTCCTACTAAGCAACAAACACATTGAAATCCCTacgaaaaaattgaaataatttgattttgttattcTCCTTTCTACATAGAAGTAGTTGCAGAGAGAATAAAGTGAGAAGTGAAGAAAGAGAAGACGAAGAAAGAATGGAAGAGTGAGAGAGCATACGGAGTGAGACATGATACGATCCATGATCATCTGCGAGGTCTCCGAGGAAGCAAAGGAGAACGGGTTGCCGGAAACAGTGGCGGATTCTTCAACTTCTCCAGCTATGTCTTCGAGTATCACAGAGGCATTAGAATTGTTGGAACAAAGGTTAAGGTggttgttgctgttgttgttgGTTTTGTTGGAACAAGGTGGAAGCTGTTGAGACGAAGAGAGGGCCTTGGAGACTTCCATCGCGGAGGCGCTCCAGGACCGCGAGAGGAACTCCATGGGGTCGCGAGGCGCCGTGCTGTGAAACGGGTCGGGTCTCCATGCGGGTCGCTCCTTTTCCATTATCGGGTTCGGGCTTTGAAGAAACGAAGATGAAGAGGTTTTGTTTTGTTCAGAGAATCAGAGAGGTTTTAAAGAAGAAGAGGGGAGCGGAAGTAACAAGTTCTATTAAAAGAGCACGGAGACATGTGACAACCGTTGATCTTTGTCAGGATTCGATCAACGGATATCGTTGCTCGATGCCATCATGCAAAATATACCCTACCACACTTCATAAAAGATATAAAGAAGGGGAATTTTTGACAAAGGGAAAAAGTGAGGGGAAAAACATGTTGAATAGGTAGATCAATTAGAAGCTTTAATTGATttagtaatatatttatataatcaaataaaaatcaataaattccATAGAAGTTCTAATTGATTTAGTAATCTATttatataatcaaataaatttcaataaaaaaaaaaactttggtGTTTCACTCACAATTGTGGTAAAAAAAATGGATCATTTTTCAAGTGCGGAAAAGGAAAAAAGCACCATAGATGAGTTCTACTTTATACcatagttaataataaaatcaaacaattcaGGATAAGATTAAAGGGTCTTTGAtttgaaccttttttttttttgttaaaagtgagaaagtgTTTCTATTTGATTTTCTCAAATCCCATGTtgatactttttttatattaagagTAAATTAGTTGTGTGCAAAACTAAGctgtcaataaaatttatttaaatgttgtaAACAAGTTGATAAATAAGTTTAGTATATTTCTtaagttgaaattaattttgaattttttttctaattttaatttttctgaaaaaaaaaatggatgagATATTTGTCTTTTGCAGGTAGGTCCATGATTCAGAGAAAAAATAGTACCATATTATTCGTTAAAAGAGGCAATGCAATGCAACTCTGCTTCTGCTAACGATACGTGCATATGCCACTcacacacaaacaaaacaatCGTGATTTTCATAAttgccaaaatcaatttcactcaacttttgtaacaaaaaaatttatacatgaacactgtaaaataattgttttattttatctttttcattcaattataaatCATTGGTTACTTTTCATACGAATGATCTGAAAAAGCACATACTATTATACTATTCCTCATTAAATAAATGTGTGAAATTATTAACCTTCACTTACTATAGTTGTTAACACTATAACTTTTCCTTaaaatagtaaacaaatatatattaccacAAAATATTAAGTTGTAAAAATTGCTTAATTGTTAAACCCCAATTAATAATTTGCACTTagaaaaataatctaaaaaggGATATATAGAGTTTATTGAACATAAgctattaaaaaaatggataatttcaccttttttattaaatttctaaaatactaaatatgtttattaattttttttctctaaattgaaactcgttttttaatttaattaataatctatactATTATATACAAATGATTCTCTATTTgttgtatatatttaattttctattttactctttaatactttttaaattaaaataattgttttatcaattttattttttaagttattttttatttaatcattttttaaattaactattattataaaatttaactacttttttaaactaaaataaaaaatataataaaaaattgtctaaaagaaataaatcttacctataacaaaatttgtaaaagttattaaatttttttataattataataataataaataattttattattttttattgacataaaaaaaaataatacacgTTTATTTTCACTGACAACAATaactaaatcaaataaaaaagtttttttaataacagAATTTATGTGTTAAAACTGTGATGGTCATTCACagatttaataaatgtttaaatttttaaaaaataatataacacatTTGTTTTAATAGTTTGAAAACTTGACATGTTTCACCAGCAAAATACATGCAAGTTTAATTCTCTGACAGTGTCTTCACCACTGATCTGAGATCTCAGTTTCGAACATTGCCATCACAGTTTACCAAACCAAAAACATCAATTCAGTGCACGAGAAACATGACACTGTGACATTATTTAACATATGTAGAGAACTACAAAGGACACATGGTTAGGTTTATCGTGAGAGTGGAAGATACAGTatcaattaaacttaattaaatttgagtTCAATCATATAAGATATTAACACCATTCTGAGTCTAAAAtcgtaaaataataaatttatgaatttttattcttacataatattttactttattatatcTAACCAATATGTAATTTAAACTCacacttaaatttttaactaacaTCGATCCATGTTTTAGCATTTAGCATTTACTACAACATTAATGGATCCTTCACTGTACTGCTCCATTCTTGGATTGTCACGAGTTGGTAGCAGAGAAAGAGGGGACAAGGATGTTACAGTTGCATGAAGCAGAAGTGTCTGATGAAATAGTTTTAGGTTTTAAGCATGCATGACATGAACATCTATCACTCTAACTGTTCATCCAGCTAGCTTGTCCATTAATGAGATTCCTTCCTTTCTCTGGGTTCCAACCTtgattcatacatattaatgtATGTCTTCATCTTCATGCTCACCCTTTCTTTTTCGctcttaattaattcatttatatatatatattttttctttcaaacatTATGTGAAATTATTTGCTTTATTAAAgcactatttttaaactatttgaAATACAAAAGTTATTGAAGTCTCACGTCGTTGATTATAAAGAGAACATCaatgaatacaaatttttaatgttaattttgaatatatttgttAGCATTTGATATGATATATAATGTTGAATCTATTTCTGGTTACATTGTCCACCTGCCACACgaatggaaaaggaaaatggTGGGAATAGTGTTGATAATCATTCATCTTtggttgaatatatatatatatatatatatatatatatatatatatatatatatatatatatatatatatatatttgcattATCGTCAAAAAGTACGTACGTTTGAGTACACCCAATTGATGAACTTGTTTGCATTAATAACTACAAGAGTCAAACTCATTAGATAATATTAAATGCATGTTTTCACCTTCAAATATAACTATATAGGATAGATTTGAATAGTCATGTCAAACATTTAGTGAAGTTATTTTGAAGTGATGGTTAAAGATGCcgttttgaaaaagttttaaatattttaattttatagcaTAGTTGAGAGGTTTTATACAAGGATTTGAATTCAACCGAGTCTAcacaaaaattaatcaaaggcacagtatttaaaaaaatgttaaaattaataaaaataatattttagttattttaatttattaaattttaaaaataatcaattgaGTTATTATTGAAAGATTTCGTAACATAATAAATGATTATCAACTTGATCGATTAAAATtgagaataaatttatatatttttaatgttctaataaattaattgattaaaatctcacataatcaattaattttacttgtttaatcaaatataaaaataataatcaaggatcaaatatgtttttatattttaaatttcattaaaagttgatatctaaatttttagtaatcaataattttttattttacaaattgatttttaaattaattattataatatctagtaatttttatcattaaaattaattattaatgagacattttgtttgttgtagtaattcttttgttatttatatttacactATGCAGACATTATTAgagtttaatattaaaaatacatttttgatgaaaaatgtGTATATAAACAATAGTCTCAATTAGTAAATCTTGTTAGAGCTTTGGTTGTTATATCATTAGAATGATTATTATTTAGTCTTATATTAGTTTAGTTATATTAATGTGATagattatgatattttaatttattttttttaatctattattttaatcattattaaattatttattttaatttttttagtaatataatataatgatctaatgataactaaaataatagattaagaaaaatgagttaaaatattattatgtgaTACTTATTGGTGAGTTTTACTGTAAGAAAggtatgaatattttttgtcatttgtTAGCTAAAACTAGAGTGCAGGAATCCTTGTTGCATGGACAAAGACAGCATGAATAGACATGAGAC is a window from the Vigna unguiculata cultivar IT97K-499-35 chromosome 7, ASM411807v1, whole genome shotgun sequence genome containing:
- the LOC114192139 gene encoding VAN3-binding protein-like isoform X1, which produces MEKERPAWRPDPFHSTAPRDPMEFLSRSWSASAMEVSKALSSSQQLPPCSNKTNNNSNNHLNLCSNNSNASVILEDIAGEVEESATVSGNPFSFASSETSQMIMDRIMSHSFGQQEVSPRTSGRLSHSSGPLNGSLTDSPPVSPSEIDDFKYNRSNNNHNATSIITGLNGQYWGAGGAAAAAAAGGGKTVGRWLKDRKEKKKEETRAHNAQLHAAVSVAGVAAAVAAAAAARAASSGSGKDEQMAKTDMAVASAATLVAAQCVEAAEAMGAERDHLASVVSSAVNVRSAGDITTLTAAAATALRGAATLKARVLKEVWNIAAVIPVEKNLGGGGSGGIGNSNGNGSNGSNGSSNSSFSGEIVPEENFLGICSRELLARGCELLKRTRTGELHWKIVSVYINRMNQVMVKMKSRHVAGTITKKKKNVVLGVIKDMAAWPGRHLLEGGENRRYFGLKTVMRGVVEFECRNQREYDVWTQGVSRLLSIAAERNNRNRICNV
- the LOC114192139 gene encoding VAN3-binding protein-like isoform X2 translates to MEKERPAWRPDPFHSTAPRDPMEFLSRSWSASAMEVSKALSSSQQLPPCSNKTNNNSNNHLNLCSNNSNASVILEDIAGEVEESATVSGNPFSFASSETSQMIMDRIMSHSQEVSPRTSGRLSHSSGPLNGSLTDSPPVSPSEIDDFKYNRSNNNHNATSIITGLNGQYWGAGGAAAAAAAGGGKTVGRWLKDRKEKKKEETRAHNAQLHAAVSVAGVAAAVAAAAAARAASSGSGKDEQMAKTDMAVASAATLVAAQCVEAAEAMGAERDHLASVVSSAVNVRSAGDITTLTAAAATALRGAATLKARVLKEVWNIAAVIPVEKNLGGGGSGGIGNSNGNGSNGSNGSSNSSFSGEIVPEENFLGICSRELLARGCELLKRTRTGELHWKIVSVYINRMNQVMVKMKSRHVAGTITKKKKNVVLGVIKDMAAWPGRHLLEGGENRRYFGLKTVMRGVVEFECRNQREYDVWTQGVSRLLSIAAERNNRNRICNV
- the LOC114192139 gene encoding VAN3-binding protein-like isoform X3, whose product is MEKERPAWRPDPFHSTAPRDPMEFLSRSWSASAMEVSKALSSSQQLPPCSNKTNNNSNNHLNLCSNNSNASVILEDIAGEVEESATVSGNPFSFASSETSQMIMDRIMSHSEVSPRTSGRLSHSSGPLNGSLTDSPPVSPSEIDDFKYNRSNNNHNATSIITGLNGQYWGAGGAAAAAAAGGGKTVGRWLKDRKEKKKEETRAHNAQLHAAVSVAGVAAAVAAAAAARAASSGSGKDEQMAKTDMAVASAATLVAAQCVEAAEAMGAERDHLASVVSSAVNVRSAGDITTLTAAAATALRGAATLKARVLKEVWNIAAVIPVEKNLGGGGSGGIGNSNGNGSNGSNGSSNSSFSGEIVPEENFLGICSRELLARGCELLKRTRTGELHWKIVSVYINRMNQVMVKMKSRHVAGTITKKKKNVVLGVIKDMAAWPGRHLLEGGENRRYFGLKTVMRGVVEFECRNQREYDVWTQGVSRLLSIAAERNNRNRICNV